A window of Cryptomeria japonica chromosome 3, Sugi_1.0, whole genome shotgun sequence contains these coding sequences:
- the LOC131042655 gene encoding large ribosomal subunit protein uL16c has product MKIPELKCVESKTENKHFHYSRFTLSSLRKGQANTIGSAIRRVLLGEVEGTCITRAKFHNISNEYSALEPIWITSGQIEAGRRAITRYACRGVKIWIRIFPNKPIRMRPAEIRMGSEKAKGSPEYWVSVVKPGRIIYEISGVSETIARAAFQIVAYKMPIHTKFITSFRK; this is encoded by the exons ATGAAGATACCAGAATTGAAGTGCGTTGAATCCAAAACAGAGAATAAGCATTTTCATTATAGTCGTTTCACTCTATCTTCGCTTCGCAAAGGTCAAGCTAATACAATAGGCAGTGCAATAAGAAGAGTTTTACTTGGAGAAGTAGAAGGAACATGTATCACACGTGCTAAATTTCACAATATATCAAACGAATATTCC GCATTGGAACCTATTTGGATCACATCTGGGCAGATAGAAGCAGGACGACGAGCAATTACTCGCTATGCCTGTCGCGGTGTAAAAATATGGATACGTATATTTCCCAACAAACCTATTAGAATGAGACCTGCAGAAATACGTATGGGTTCGGAGAAAGCCAAGGGATCTCCAGAATATTGGGTATCCGTGGTCAAACCAGGTCGAATAATTTATGAAATAAGTGGAGTATCAGAGACTATAGCTAGAGCAGCTTTTCAAATCGTTGCGTATAAAATGCCTATACATACTAAATTTATTACTAGTTTCCGTAAATAA